In a single window of the Synergistaceae bacterium genome:
- a CDS encoding bifunctional adenosylcobinamide kinase/adenosylcobinamide-phosphate guanylyltransferase, translating into MIFGSASSGKSRYAESRLSELPGSPKIYAAVSEVYDDEMRERVRIHQAMRAGKGFMTIERPRNLAGMNIPAGASVMIESLTAWTANEMFSPEGVKSPGHVAGKVYGDLRVIMSRVKGAVIVADDIFSDGGEYNALTENYVKALADLLVKIAAEADEVIEIIAGMPVFYKRRADKL; encoded by the coding sequence TTGATTTTCGGAAGTGCGTCAAGCGGGAAAAGCCGTTACGCGGAGTCGAGGCTGTCAGAATTACCCGGGAGTCCAAAAATTTATGCGGCTGTCTCAGAAGTATACGATGACGAAATGAGAGAGCGAGTCAGAATCCATCAGGCAATGAGAGCGGGAAAAGGCTTCATGACGATAGAGCGTCCCAGAAATTTGGCGGGCATGAATATTCCTGCGGGGGCTTCCGTGATGATTGAGAGCCTCACAGCGTGGACGGCCAACGAAATGTTTTCCCCTGAAGGCGTGAAGAGTCCCGGCCATGTTGCGGGGAAGGTGTACGGCGATTTGCGGGTGATAATGTCGCGGGTGAAAGGTGCCGTGATTGTTGCTGACGATATATTTTCGGACGGCGGAGAATATAACGCTCTCACGGAAAATTACGTGAAGGCACTTGCGGATTTGCTTGTGAAAATTGCGGCTGAGGCTGACGAGGTTATAGAAATTATTGCGGGAATGCCTGTATTCTACAAAAGGCGGGCGGATAAATTATAA
- a CDS encoding restriction endonuclease, which produces MNDRKLTLNNEESSDYANLVSQILARVSNLSPAGFEQLVTDLLIRMGYEVFKNAKRRTSPGAIQGIIIEDRPGYNPIYIQTRKLERGSIITSWNMQSFGDAVERKAGRGLLVTNASFSKPAQDYAKEKRIILIDGHILARLMIVHNFCINVREVVEVKSLDPSAFSDYEI; this is translated from the coding sequence ATGAATGATCGCAAACTCACACTGAACAATGAAGAGTCCTCAGACTATGCGAACTTAGTCAGCCAGATTCTTGCGAGGGTAAGCAACTTGTCCCCCGCAGGTTTTGAGCAGCTTGTTACGGATTTATTGATACGCATGGGCTACGAGGTCTTCAAGAACGCCAAACGCCGAACGAGTCCCGGAGCGATTCAGGGGATAATCATTGAGGATCGCCCCGGCTATAACCCGATATATATTCAGACGCGGAAACTTGAGAGAGGCAGCATAATAACAAGCTGGAACATGCAGAGTTTCGGCGACGCTGTAGAGCGAAAAGCGGGGCGCGGACTCCTCGTAACAAACGCTTCATTCTCAAAGCCCGCGCAGGATTACGCGAAGGAGAAACGTATCATCCTCATAGACGGCCATATATTAGCCCGCCTGATGATCGTGCATAATTTCTGCATCAATGTCCGCGAGGTCGTAGAGGTGAAATCGCTTGACCCCTCGGCCTTCAGCGACTACGAAATCTGA
- the glf gene encoding UDP-galactopyranose mutase, which produces MYDCLIVGAGLTGSVIAHELHSRGKSVLVIDKRNHIAGNIFTENISGIHVHVYGAHIFHTNSRAAWNYVNNFADFNRFTNSPVANYKGEIYSLPFSMWTFNKMWGVFTPEEAREKIESQRRESGITNPRNLEEQAISLVGRDIYERLIKGYTEKQWGRPCSELPAFIIKRLPVRYTYDNNYFNALYQGIPVDGFTEIIRKLLEGCDVRLSCDYFSDRGNFDGLAGKVVFTGQIDEYFDYSLGHLEYRTLRFEHELMKGVRNFQGNAVINWTDKDIPYMRTIEHKHFYPGLETEDTVLTHEYSAEWRPGTEPYYPVNNERNNTLCEQYKELAREKCPDVIFAGRLGEYKYYDMDAALLRALEIASQIS; this is translated from the coding sequence TTCACAGCCGGGGGAAGTCCGTCCTTGTCATCGATAAACGGAATCACATCGCCGGAAATATTTTCACCGAGAACATCAGCGGGATTCATGTCCATGTTTACGGGGCGCATATCTTCCACACAAACAGCCGGGCAGCCTGGAATTATGTCAACAATTTTGCCGACTTCAACAGATTCACAAACTCACCTGTCGCAAACTACAAGGGGGAAATATATTCATTGCCCTTCAGCATGTGGACATTCAACAAAATGTGGGGCGTATTTACCCCTGAAGAAGCCCGCGAAAAAATCGAGTCCCAGAGGCGCGAGTCAGGCATAACGAATCCCCGTAATCTTGAGGAGCAGGCAATAAGCCTCGTCGGCCGCGACATCTATGAACGCCTCATAAAGGGCTACACCGAAAAGCAATGGGGGCGGCCATGCAGTGAGCTTCCCGCGTTCATCATAAAGCGTCTCCCAGTCCGCTACACTTACGACAACAATTATTTCAACGCATTGTATCAGGGGATTCCTGTTGACGGCTTCACGGAGATAATACGGAAACTTCTTGAAGGCTGTGATGTCCGACTGAGCTGTGATTATTTTTCTGACAGGGGGAATTTTGACGGGCTTGCGGGAAAAGTTGTTTTCACCGGGCAGATTGACGAATATTTTGATTACAGTCTCGGACATCTTGAATACAGGACATTAAGATTTGAGCATGAACTCATGAAGGGAGTCAGAAATTTTCAGGGCAACGCGGTAATAAATTGGACGGACAAAGATATACCCTACATGCGGACGATTGAGCATAAGCACTTTTACCCCGGACTTGAAACAGAAGACACCGTATTGACGCACGAATACAGCGCGGAATGGAGGCCGGGAACGGAGCCGTATTATCCCGTCAACAATGAGCGGAACAATACATTATGTGAACAGTACAAGGAGCTTGCGCGGGAAAAATGTCCTGATGTGATATTCGCGGGGAGACTCGGCGAGTACAAATATTACGACATGGACGCGGCATTACTGCGTGCGCTTGAGATTGCGTCTCAGATTTCGTAG